Genomic window (Propionibacteriaceae bacterium ZF39):
TCGATACCGACCAGGGTCGCCGGTGGATAACCCTGGCTGATGAGGCGGAGGGCATCGGCGTCCGAGAGTTCGTCATCCGCCAGGTCGTGCGCCAGCGTCGGGATGCCGGGCGCGTGTCCGACCACGAGAAGAACCTCCAATTCGTCGTCGACCTCTCCCACGAGTTCGCGAATCGTGTCGGACCCCGCGTTGTAGATCTCGGCCGAATGCCGGACCGGAGCGGACAGTCCGAGCAACCCCGCAGTCTCCTTCGTCCGGACGGCCGCGGAACACAGCACGCCGTCGATGCGTACGCCCAACTCACCCAGATAGGACGCCGCCCGGCCGGCCTGCTCCCGGCCATCGGAGGAGAGAGGCCGATCGATGTCGCCGAGCCCGGGGGCGAAGGTGACGGCTTCGGCGTGACGCATCAGGAACAGCAGACGGTTTGCCATGACTCCAGTCTTGCCGACGCGGATCCGTCAGTCGCGGCGGGCCACCATGATGTCCCGGTGGATCGACGAGTCAACCCGGTGACCGAACCTCAGCCAGGGGCCGCCATCACACACGGTCAGGCCCGAATCGGACAGCATGCCCGCGAGGTCTTCCCGGGCGAGACCCAGGGTGTTCCAGCTCAGGCCGAGGGCGCCATCCGGTGCGAGTTGGCCGGCCCAGACCGGGAGCGCCTCCGCCAACAGCCCCGCGGGGGAGCGATCCCGCCGCCCGCTCGTGCCGCGCACGTCGGTGCGCGATCCGTGGACCACGCCATAGGGAGCATCGGCGACGATCAGTTCGAACTTCTTCTTGCCGAACAGCATCGCGGAGTCGCGGGTGTCACCGGTGAAGACCGTCGCGGTCAGCGGGGCTGACCCGGGCAGTCGCAGCGTCGCCTCGAAGCGCTTGCCCAGGGACTTTCCGTCACGGCGTACCGGATTCGTGTCCGCCGAGTGCTTGAGGCGCTTGCGGCGCAGCCAGGTCTTCCAGAACGCCGCCATGGCCTCGAAGGCCTTCACGTCCGCTTCCACCCCGGCCGCGTTGAGTCCCATCGTCCAGGCGACGGACAGCGTGGTCCCGCGCCCGCACAGTGGGTCGAGCACGGTGGGCGGTCG
Coding sequences:
- a CDS encoding site-specific DNA-methyltransferase, with the protein product MSHLLLLSPAANRVYAGAAAELAAAELQVCAGVDTVEPVSLAGVDYLGFDPGSLDDERLAILAGQSASLALFERVESPVGESEGPLLRPIALPDGDLLDDDFVTIPKYQGKTNEQFTRLLLNVTRAAADLPPDRPPTVLDPLCGRGTTLSVAWTMGLNAAGVEADVKAFEAMAAFWKTWLRRKRLKHSADTNPVRRDGKSLGKRFEATLRLPGSAPLTATVFTGDTRDSAMLFGKKKFELIVADAPYGVVHGSRTDVRGTSGRRDRSPAGLLAEALPVWAGQLAPDGALGLSWNTLGLAREDLAGMLSDSGLTVCDGGPWLRFGHRVDSSIHRDIMVARRD
- a CDS encoding histidine phosphatase family protein translates to MANRLLFLMRHAEAVTFAPGLGDIDRPLSSDGREQAGRAASYLGELGVRIDGVLCSAAVRTKETAGLLGLSAPVRHSAEIYNAGSDTIRELVGEVDDELEVLLVVGHAPGIPTLAHDLADDELSDADALRLISQGYPPATLVGIEVEGSWTDLRPGRLAYCFVA